The DNA region AAATTAGGGCACAAAGACAACCagtgaaaaaacaaaataagaatcGAGTGAAAGGGGGGTTGGTAGAGTTGCGACGATTCTCTGTATTAAATCGTAATCCAGGAATTGGGTGTCGATCAGAATCAAATTTTAGGCGACGATGGCGTTTGACTGTTAGGTGAAGATGAGGTCAAGATGGAAGGTAGGTTTTGGTacaaaaaattgttataattacTACTCTCCTCCCTCCTCTGTATGACGCTGTTTAACGTATTCTCAATATTACCCTCGAGAGGAgaggatggatggatggatagaTAGCGTGAGAAGAACTGCAAAGTAGGGACTTGTGGAAGAAGACGAAGATGGTGAATTCTGTAGAAGAATTGGCCTGGCCGCCTTATGGATTTTGCTATCCATAATATAAGGCGATTAATTTGATTATCGGAAATTGGCATGCAATCCACTATGTGCTTGCAATTGCCCTTCCCCTTGTCGCCATGCAACACGGAAGGAAGGAAAGAAGGAAGAGGTCACCGTGCTCACCAGTCGCCACCCCCCTTTCTCTCTTTAAAAACTACttgttcttttcaaataataaataactatctatccaaattattttaagaggaatgatagagagcgcgactctGAGACAGCGACTGAGATAGCGATGCCTACGTGGGTTGACAGgtggaattaataaataaataaaaatataataataattaaaacacgtTTTTGTAGAATAtcctctctcttcttattaattaatttctctctccttttattaataatttctctcttttattaaaccctaaaccctaaaccctataccctaaaccctataccctaaaccctaaatcctaaatcctaaaccctaaactctaaactctaaaacttaaatcctaaatactaaattctaaaccctaaaccctaattaatatattagttgaattatgaatttatctcttttatttttattttatttttataacttttcaattcctttatttatcaaatattttttatagtttcttttttcttttttttattattttttttcttgacttattaatattttttagttttattacttgtaaataattataaataaatgttatctAATATTCTATTTCTCACgattaataagaagagagagaaaataattaaaataggaATTTCTCACGATTaataagagagagagaaaataattaaaaataggagagagaaaataattaataataggagagagagTATTCCACCTGTCAACCCCCACGTAGGCATCGCGCTCTGAGTCGCTGTCtcaagtcgcgctctctatcatttttcttatttaattatggatcctattttaaaatgttttttttttttggtgtaattatttttaaatgattaattttgcCCTTTTTTTGTGTTTAAGATTATTTTGAGTTGTATCTTTcataataaataagagaaaaagttTGTACCATCAACTCTACGTTTTagtttatttaacttttaactGTTAAAGTTATTAAGAATCTCTAATAAATTTCTATTCTATTTTAAACttgtttaagaaaaattaataacttttaacaTATAAGAAAAGAGTCTAAAGcgactatatataatatatggttAGAACGTTATATAGGTTAGAACTGTTTTTTCGTATTTTAAAGGGGTGTGATAATATATAGTACCTAAACactcaattaatttaatgagaCATGTTAAGTGTCTTGTCTACGAGttcaaatttaaagataaatatgacAATTTGAAACTATCCCACGTTAAATAATTCTAACTATTGGGCAGTTTTCCCGTTTTGACCGTGAATCAgggaaaattaaaaatatgttgacCGGGTTTGGGGAAGGGTATTTACATGCCCCACAGTAATCCCCaactgaaaataatatatatatatatatatatatatatataaaataattaattaaattatattatagttattaaaataattaatatatatacttatttaataaaatcattattttttttaataaaaactatttataagttatttataatttaataattataattatatgaattattttattatttatattttaaatttaaactatttttcgaTTTCGATCgatgatttatatttaaaatatcggAGCGAGACTGGTAGATTCTGGACCGAGATGGTAATGCAATTTCCCAAACCAACCACCTTATTGTCATCTCTCCTCCTGAGgctttaaaaattatattttttttagagctgaactatttaaaaaaactaattataatagTACTAatctaaataaacttttaatattttataggtaaataaaatagagtaattatacaagttaattttcaaataattatatctttaaTAAGGTTTACTATTAACTTTGTTCAAATAAATAGAGtaattataaagttttttttttcaaataattagaTCTTTGATAAGGTTTACTATTAACTTTGATCAATAAATGGATCCATCATTAAGATAACCACTAAAGTCTGAAGAATCAAATCTAAGTtggaatatataatatttatcttgaACATCattaaattagtatattataaatttttaaataattggaTACATCAAAATTTAGTaggtaataattttattatttttgtaatggGCTTGGAACAAACTTTACATAGTATCCGcccataattaaaatattatagtttatttattttaatttagaaactCAAGTCAGATATTAATCATAATCATATTAGAatgataatataatttgtttttttaagagaaatattttcaaaactaactaaaataaaatctagaacttttttctttaaaactaaataaataatacatccAATTGATTGGATGAGTTGTATTTACCATGGTTTATAAAGGTTAAAATCCCGATTAGagtctattttgtttttttaataaaattttaaattagttaagctttaactattattattatatttatttttttgggtatgtttttactagtttataaattatattacttttatatgATCTTGCCTAAACAAagtttatgtaattaatttagtgatatttattattatttttaattaattaaaatttaattatatataaataataataatatataattaatattttttatttaaaataatctcttACCATTTCAAgtaatcaattttataaatatttaacaattttaagtaaaattttgatttaaattgtcttaaataatcaaaatcaagaatttaTTTACAAACGTGGTTCTATAACGAGAGTTTACTTGAAATTGTATAAgattagtttataataataatataattatttatatatataactaaatactTTTATACATTGGccacaattttttaaaatatttttataccttgaatatttaaaaacaaatataataagtaataccattaaaaaatatatttacaaaccTAATTACATTTCAtctatttgaataaatattttttttcttaatttataaatttaaattcacttttttccaaataaaattgtaaatctAAACTACTTATAAATCATCATAAatttaaacctaaatcaaaccattCTCAACTAAATTATTAACATCAGAAATTCTAAAAGtgaccaaattaaaataaataaataaataaatacccccAATAACTAATTTCAAAGGTggtttgtatataaattattcctAACTATCAGTTTTTAgctatcttcttcttctaaccattgagattttccTGTACAAACGGTAATCAACTGTTTTTGTATAAACCGAGAACATAACCAACTCCAAATCCATTACACACAAAGGCTGTATAAACATAATCGGCGTAAAACCGAGGAGGCGATAAGACAACATCCAGACCAAATTTCCTATTTAAAAAGACAAGAGTGAGacatatacataataatatccTTTCTAATCATTTTGTGCAATCATCAAAGCTGCCAACAGGATTAGCACGTTTTTTCTCGCCCCAAAATTTCGCTTCTGCCACTGCTCGTTCTCTGTCTTGATCTCGATTCCTCGGGCTATCTCTATGAGAATCAATCTCAACAAACGATTTCCTTCCTGATCCTCTGGATGTTTCAATCTTACCCAGATCCGTATCTCTCCTTCTGAGATCAGGAGAGTTCCTATTATTGGAAGGCGATCCAAAACTTTTGGGACTATCGGTGATCCCATTTGACACATTCATTTTGTCTTCCCTATTTCTTGGAGTGGATGGATGGCCACGATTGTTATGAGTCGAGGCAGCATTTGGATCGAGTGTTTGAGATGCTAGATATGTTAACGCGGTCACAACATCTCCTATAAGAGGCCTTGTAGCTGCATGTTCTTGCAAACACATGGCAGCAACTGCAAGCGCTTGATAAAGGCCTCGCATTGGAAACCTCCCTTGTAAAAGGGGATCTGCCATTTTTGGAAACTTCCTCCTATCCTTGAAAAGTGGTCTTGCCTACAAAATACAGTTAGATAACAGTAGAAAATATCTTCTAgaataataacatttattttgttatcaCATCTGGGTACTAGAAAAGGtcgataaattttatttgaaacattttttttttcagtatCACCTCCTagtgcttgtttgatgttggttatttgggggtttattgtgttttttgaaataatcttgTTGGATGAtgaaaaattaggttatttgagTTTGTAATTGGTTAAATTACTATAATGTTCGTTGTGTTTCCAAATGAATGCATATCCGAAGAAGTGTACTTACCCATGCGACTAGATTTTGCTCCCCTTGAACTCGAGTATTGTCAATGGCTTTGCGTCCTGTAATTATTTCGAGAAAGACAACTCCAAAACTATATACATCAGATTTGAGAGTGAGTTGACCAGTCATGGCATATTCAGGAGCACAATAACCATAAGTTCCCATAACCCGAGTGGAGACATGAGTATTATCACCAACAGGGCCGAGTTTTGCAAGTCCAAAATCTGATAACTTTGGATAAAAGGCTTCACCGAGAAGGATGTTGGATGATTTCAAATCTCTGTATATAACAGGTGGGTTTGCTTTGTCATGCAAATATTCCAACCCTTTTGCTGCACCTGCTGCTATTTTCATCCTTGTATTCCAATCCAATGGCTCTCTATCTGGTGGTCGTTCTGAAAATGCCAAATCTAAATTAGCTTTACAAGAAGAACAATGTTTGTTTCTTAAGGAAATAAGTTGCTATTCTCATAATatatttggatcatgatccaacAATCGTGTACCATGTACTTTGATATCTACTTATTTTAGCTATGAACCATTTCTTCTATCCATTTCAGTTCATTACTTGCccctctaaaaaaataatacagtAACCAAATGGGCAGTTACTATAAGATGAATCTCAAACTGGTATACCGAATATATTATAGatggtaaaataataatacattagaCTACCTAATTAACTGAAATCAAGTCATCCCAAGTATGCACCATTTTGGTATATGTTATCTAAACAGGCAGCacatttataattcaaataaaacaactTAAAACAAAACTTACCATGCAAATGATCCTCCAACGATCCGAGAGCCATGAATTCATAAACTAGGAGCCGTTGATCCCCATCCGCACAATAACCTATCAAGTTGACAAGATTAGGATGATGTAATAGGCTAAGCATGAGGACCTCTACTAGGAATTCTCTGTTTCCTTGTAGGCCATTTCTGTCAAGTTGCTTCACAGCAACTACCTGCAAAAGATCAAAAGGAGTTGTCTAAATTCCTAGTTTCAGAACATTATCTTATCTAAATCAACATCTGGAATTCACGAGATTTACCTGCCCGGTACTCTCTAATCGACCCTTGTAAACACGACCGAAACCACCTTCTCCTATTAGGCATTCTGGCCTGAAGTTTCTTGTAGCAGCAGCAAGTTCACGAAATGTAAATGTCTGTGCTGCAATATGCCCAGTTGTTGATCCATCCTTTTGGACTGCTTGTTCCTTCTTATTATGATCTTTTTTATTCTCTGAACTATTCTGTGATTTCGATTTATCTGCACAAACACAAAATTTCATCCATCGCCCATCTCATTTTATGTGGAGCAAACATATCACAGTGATACCAGTTATCGTTCCTATCATTAAAACAGTAACACTTTTGTATACATTGCTCTAAAATTCTTCAAAATGACAATAGATCTTCTACAAACAAGTCACAAAGAACTTAAGCAGCATCAAAGAATTGAATCATTGATAACAAAGCTATAAAGGGCATTCAATCTAGTAGAGTCTAACCCAGAGAAACACCGATTGAGAACCCACAATCAAAACTAGAAACTAATGATTAAGATATACCTAGCTAGTAAAACCCACAATCAAAAGAGGCATATATTACCCGAACTGAGTCTACTCAGATGGTGAGACGGAGCAGTTGAAGCTTCCTTTAccgagttattattattattattcttcgATACTTCCTTCAGACGATTATTGTCTACTGATCCGGAGCAGGAAAAACACCCACCCATGTCAAAATCGAGGAAACCCACGAAAGTTGAGAAGAGAAATGATCTAATTTCAGCTCTCAATCTGGAAATCCAAAAGAATCATAATTATCTTAGCAATCTCGAAGATACATCTTCCAAAAGAATCaagttttctttctctctctctctaaaaaaacTCTCCCAGCCATTAGCCAGCTATGACTGACCCCAATTAGCTAAGGACCAAGATTAACACTGCCCGTCGTCTGAGAAAGTAGATCACCAAATCGAAGAAATTGATGCTACTagaacagaagaagaagaagaaggaatagaAACAGGAAATACACACGAGAAATAGTGATgcaataaatattgtatattattatataaccttatttttagttattaattcataaatgaaAGCCCTTTTTTCTTTATCATATTATTCatcaattttgaaatatttatttattttaaaagtcaattcaatatgaaaatgaaatagttATAAAAGTATTTCAAGTATCACACtcttttaatacaaattattttaaaatgaaaatgtgGCTAATTCTAATTGGCAAATGTGGCAGACAttgcaataaaaaaaaacaataaggaTATATCTAGTTGAGAAATGTCTACCAAATCCACTTTAAAATGAACAATAAAACCATGTTTAAATCTCaatcaataaaatattgtacAAAGTTTTCATTTTGATTGCATTTGGCAAGTTCACACCTCtcatttttttgtattttgattaaaaataaactatttatgaaaaaaatggtTAACTTTTGCAAAaaattttttttggataaattaAAAGTCTTTCTTATAACTCCAAATTGATATTACATCTAGGGTATTATtcggtttgagttatttaaataaccaaaattaaaattaaaacctTTCATTCTCACAATCatatcactcaatttattaaccaaaatactatattgttatttttttattttataattatatattaatacattataaagtatttttattaaaaaaaaatatcttcatctttgcaaaattatcacaaatcattattttttcaaataattaggttatttaaataacctggatCCAAACAAGACTTAAATACTTATGGATAAAGTGCAAAATAGAGTAATAACTAATAACAAGTTATGACTTTCAAACAAATTATAGACTTATTTCACACTTATATTTATGAACCAATTGGTTTCACTTTAGATTCTCCATAAGAATAGGGTTCTAAAACTTACAATGGGTGTATATTTATTTAGCTTGAATTGAAactaaaattaacattattgtACAAGTATATCCACTTGCTAGAATTGTTGATGACACTTCTATCTTGTATTAGTGCCCTTAGTCTCTAGAATTGGGGCCCAATGATTCACATGTATATGAATAGTATGAACTTTCGCTCTTAGTGGTCATTTATATTCCGACCAAATAAGAAAACAGAGTTGAATTCTTAACCATGATTGTGATGGTGTTTGATTCTCAAACCCTAATCCTCTCCTCTTGGGAAGAAACGAGTCTTTCGCTCAATCGAGAATCACATGGTCCCATCGGACCATCATAGAGCATTGATCGAAGTGGTGTTGTCGGTTGCAAGTAGGAGGACTTCAACATGATATGGGACCAAGAGTAATATCTTATATTCTTTGTGTTGTGGTTCTCTCAATATTGATAGTTCATTATAGTTATTGTCTACCAAATATCAAGCAAAGAAGTGCCTTCTACTAAGAACATTTTGCAAAGATTCCCAAGACTCGAGTGCATGCATTATTTATCTTTGAACAATATCATTGAGATGTCATTTAGGATCACTAACCTTGACCcatttaattatgttttcttCATCGATCTTCTTTTAATAAGCACGATcacaattataattgattttgcATTTTGTTTCTATTGTGTTTTTGTTATTGTGGGTCGAATGATTTATCTCATTATGCTTATGTTTATATCGGTTAATCTAGAACAAAACAATGCAAACACGACTTATTATAAATCAGAATCAtgctatatattattattgggATAGTCTCCCAAACAATTCAACCTTAATCTAACTAGTTTGACCTCTTAAAGTAACTAGTAATAGAATTTGAGACTATTAATTAAGACTATTAGCACACTTGAGATAGATATCTTAgtgttaaatgttaaaataatctATGATAACTTGTCAAAGTTGTTAACAATGATCAAAGTaatcattcttttattttaatgtttatgtgacaaaaaataaaagttaggtataaaataaaataatgggtGATCAAccatatatgtgtatatattgGCTTAGTCAAATTAAGAAGACCACCCATCTGCAGAACAGCCGTCTATCCAACCTAGTGTAGACACGTGTCAAACATGAAGTCTTGTATTATTGCTGACCGGCATATATCATGCCGATATTCTGGTCGGAGCAAACCGGGAATATGATTGTTCAACGACTATTATTATTTAGTCTACTACCACCGGATATTCTTTTGACCCTTAATTAACTCACCTTCTTAAAGTAGTGATTTATCTGcagataaattatataacctgtaaatacattaaattatttaaatacctAATTTTTTCTACTTAAcaggctcgaacccaagacTTCCGGAGACTATGAAATCAAACTCTAAAGATGTTCTACCACTCATTAGTTATAAGTAGAGCCGTTAATTTGGGTTAGGTCCGTTGGGTTGGCCCGCCCCGCCAAATAATTT from Impatiens glandulifera chromosome 5, dImpGla2.1, whole genome shotgun sequence includes:
- the LOC124938057 gene encoding probable serine/threonine-protein kinase PBL7, translating into MGGCFSCSGSVDNNRLKEVSKNNNNNNSVKEASTAPSHHLSRLSSDKSKSQNSSENKKDHNKKEQAVQKDGSTTGHIAAQTFTFRELAAATRNFRPECLIGEGGFGRVYKGRLESTGQVVAVKQLDRNGLQGNREFLVEVLMLSLLHHPNLVNLIGYCADGDQRLLVYEFMALGSLEDHLHERPPDREPLDWNTRMKIAAGAAKGLEYLHDKANPPVIYRDLKSSNILLGEAFYPKLSDFGLAKLGPVGDNTHVSTRVMGTYGYCAPEYAMTGQLTLKSDVYSFGVVFLEIITGRKAIDNTRVQGEQNLVAWARPLFKDRRKFPKMADPLLQGRFPMRGLYQALAVAAMCLQEHAATRPLIGDVVTALTYLASQTLDPNAASTHNNRGHPSTPRNREDKMNVSNGITDSPKSFGSPSNNRNSPDLRRRDTDLGKIETSRGSGRKSFVEIDSHRDSPRNRDQDRERAVAEAKFWGEKKRANPVGSFDDCTK